Below is a genomic region from Vicia villosa cultivar HV-30 ecotype Madison, WI unplaced genomic scaffold, Vvil1.0 ctg.000547F_1_1, whole genome shotgun sequence.
ctgaaaaagctctttcaacAGATGTTGTCGACGCCGGAAATATCAAAGCCAACTTAATGAGCGTGTAGACCAATGGAAATACCAAAtgtttctcagtttgaaccatcttcatagccAAACTTTGAGCATCTTTACAAGAAGTAAAGGAAGCATGCCTTTTCAATTGATGTACATAAGTCTCAAGTTGCCCCGTTATTGTTCCACGGTCATCATCAGAAAAGCCTGCATGATAAATGTAAGCAAGACGGTCAAGCTTATCAACATCACACATGGAAAAAGAGTTCTTAATGTCAAGACATGAGAAGCAATCCAGCACAACGTTACTTCCTTCACAAAACCGTTGATCCATCTC
It encodes:
- the LOC131629288 gene encoding uncharacterized protein LOC131629288, yielding MDEEKALQEHSRREGRIVPNLHHYRAWIFYSTIDKICVEMDQRFCEGSNVVLDCFSCLDIKNSFSMCDVDKLDRLAYIYHAGFSDDDRGTITGQLETYVHQLKRHASFTSCKDAQSLAMKMVQTEKHLVFPLVYTLIKLALIFPASTTSVERAFSAIKIIKSNLRNKINDVWLGYISLM